In Pseudoalteromonas carrageenovora IAM 12662, the following proteins share a genomic window:
- a CDS encoding acyl-CoA dehydrogenase family protein: MDFNLSEDQQAFAETARQFAESELAPHAAKWDREHIFPKNTIKAAGELGFCGLYTPEEAGGLGLSRLDSSIIFEQLAMGCTATTAMLTIHNMATWMVASFGTDAVKDAYVEQLVMGKLLASYCLTEPGAGSDAASLKTKAVLEGDEYVINGSKMFISGAGETEVLVVMARTGGEGAAGISAFVVPADAQGVEYGKAEEKMGWNAQPTRLISFEDVRIPAHNLLGKEGEGFKFAMQGLDGGRINIATCSIGTAQAALNTAKEYLKERTQFGKPLAAFQALQFKIADMNTELVAARQMVRLAAFKLDTGDSEKTTYCAMAKRFATDVGFNVCNEALQVHGGYGYIKEYPLERHVRDVRVHQILEGTNEIMRVIIARRILAESASDVL, translated from the coding sequence ATGGACTTTAACTTATCAGAAGATCAACAAGCCTTTGCAGAAACTGCACGCCAATTTGCAGAATCAGAACTTGCTCCACATGCAGCAAAGTGGGATCGCGAGCATATTTTTCCTAAAAATACGATTAAAGCGGCGGGCGAGCTTGGCTTTTGCGGTTTATACACGCCAGAGGAAGCCGGCGGCCTTGGTTTATCACGCTTAGATTCAAGCATTATATTTGAGCAGCTTGCTATGGGCTGTACAGCTACAACGGCCATGCTAACTATTCATAATATGGCCACGTGGATGGTAGCAAGTTTTGGTACAGATGCAGTTAAAGATGCATACGTAGAGCAACTAGTAATGGGCAAGCTACTTGCCTCTTATTGTTTAACTGAGCCAGGGGCGGGCTCAGATGCAGCATCACTAAAAACAAAAGCTGTGCTTGAAGGTGATGAGTACGTTATTAACGGCTCAAAAATGTTTATATCGGGCGCGGGCGAAACTGAAGTTTTAGTGGTAATGGCACGTACCGGTGGCGAAGGCGCTGCGGGTATTTCGGCATTTGTAGTCCCTGCAGACGCACAAGGCGTTGAATACGGTAAAGCAGAAGAAAAAATGGGTTGGAACGCACAACCAACACGCTTAATTAGTTTTGAAGATGTGCGTATTCCGGCGCATAACTTATTAGGTAAAGAGGGTGAAGGCTTTAAATTTGCCATGCAAGGCCTAGATGGCGGGCGCATTAATATTGCCACATGCTCAATTGGTACAGCACAAGCTGCGCTAAACACGGCAAAAGAGTACTTAAAAGAGCGCACTCAATTTGGTAAACCCTTGGCTGCGTTTCAGGCTTTGCAGTTTAAAATTGCAGATATGAACACCGAACTTGTAGCTGCACGCCAAATGGTAAGGCTTGCGGCATTTAAACTTGATACCGGCGATAGTGAAAAAACTACCTACTGCGCCATGGCTAAACGTTTTGCCACCGATGTTGGCTTTAACGTGTGTAACGAGGCACTGCAAGTACATGGTGGTTACGGTTACATAAAAGAATACCCGCTTGAGCGCCATGTACGTGATGTACGCGTTCATCAAATTTTAGAAGGCACTAACGAAATTATGCGTGTAATTATAGCGCGCCGTATTTTAGCCGAGTCTGCAAGCGACGTTTTATAA
- a CDS encoding enoyl-CoA hydratase: protein MSQSNPSIELTTEGHVAILTMSNPPANTWTKDTLIDLKNKVNELNSNKNIYALVLTGEGEKFFSAGADLNVFASGDKGVAADMSRVFGEAFEALTNFTGVSVAAINGYAMGGGLEVALACDIRIAEEQAQMALPEAKVGLLPCAGGTQNLAWLVGEGWAKRMILCGERLKADKALQIGLVEEVVPQGESFSAALKLANQVSEQSPSSVAACKTLIQKGRHQPMASILPLERELFVGLFDTQDQQEGVNAFLEKRRANWVNG, encoded by the coding sequence ATGTCACAATCTAACCCGAGTATTGAACTGACTACCGAAGGCCATGTTGCTATTTTAACTATGTCTAACCCACCAGCTAATACCTGGACAAAAGACACCTTAATTGATTTAAAAAACAAAGTTAACGAGCTTAATAGCAACAAAAACATTTATGCCTTAGTGCTTACTGGCGAAGGCGAGAAGTTTTTTAGCGCCGGTGCCGATTTAAACGTATTTGCTAGTGGCGATAAAGGCGTTGCCGCTGATATGTCGCGTGTATTTGGTGAAGCCTTTGAAGCACTCACTAATTTTACAGGGGTGTCGGTTGCGGCCATTAACGGTTATGCCATGGGCGGCGGACTAGAAGTAGCGCTTGCATGTGATATACGCATAGCAGAAGAGCAAGCACAAATGGCACTGCCAGAGGCAAAAGTGGGTTTATTACCGTGCGCGGGTGGCACGCAAAATTTAGCATGGCTTGTAGGTGAAGGCTGGGCAAAACGCATGATTTTATGTGGCGAGCGCTTAAAAGCCGATAAAGCCTTACAAATTGGCTTAGTAGAAGAAGTAGTCCCACAAGGCGAAAGCTTTTCAGCGGCGTTAAAACTTGCGAACCAAGTAAGCGAACAAAGCCCAAGCTCGGTAGCTGCATGTAAAACGCTTATACAAAAAGGCCGCCACCAACCTATGGCAAGCATATTACCACTTGAGCGTGAATTGTTTGTTGGGCTGTTTGATACACAAGATCAACAAGAGGGCGTTAATGCCTTTTTAGAAAAACGCCGCGCTAATTGGGTAAATGGCTAA
- a CDS encoding enoyl-CoA hydratase/isomerase family protein, with amino-acid sequence MSNLTLLNNADDPVLFETASAANGSLIGLITLNVPKALNALNFDMIKLLEPQLRAWQSDDAIAMVILKGAGDKAFCAGGDVVSLHHAMAQGKPTSLVEDFFTLEYQLDYLIHCYEKPLLVWGHGIVMGGGLGLMAGASHRVVTETSRIAMPEQTIGLYPDVGGSYFLHKMPQSVGLFLGLTSASINCEDARFVSLADHFIDSTKYDAMLAQILAAKWGKTASLNHERLTKLLTDLDNQSARMPKGNIKANLATIQKLAEFNTLQEQVDYLLGLATDDKWLQRAQKSLKHGCPLSCALVSEQLKASKGKSLLACFKMELGMSVRAGEVGEFQEGVRALLIDKDGAPNWQYKTLNDVPQAIIESFFANRFGENHPLNSLDTPTHT; translated from the coding sequence ATGAGTAATTTAACGTTATTAAATAATGCCGACGACCCCGTGCTATTTGAAACGGCAAGTGCAGCAAATGGCAGCTTAATTGGGCTTATTACACTCAACGTACCTAAAGCATTAAACGCCCTTAATTTTGACATGATCAAATTACTCGAGCCGCAATTGCGCGCTTGGCAAAGCGATGATGCAATCGCAATGGTTATTTTAAAAGGCGCAGGGGATAAAGCATTTTGCGCTGGTGGCGATGTAGTTAGCCTTCATCATGCAATGGCGCAAGGAAAACCAACAAGCTTAGTGGAAGACTTTTTTACCCTAGAGTACCAGCTGGACTACCTTATTCATTGCTACGAAAAACCACTTTTAGTATGGGGGCACGGCATAGTAATGGGGGGCGGTTTAGGCCTAATGGCCGGTGCTAGCCACCGCGTAGTAACCGAAACATCGCGCATTGCTATGCCAGAGCAAACCATAGGCTTATACCCAGATGTAGGCGGTAGTTACTTTTTACATAAAATGCCACAAAGTGTCGGGCTATTTTTAGGGCTAACATCGGCCTCTATTAATTGTGAAGATGCACGCTTTGTATCGCTTGCCGATCACTTTATCGACAGCACTAAATATGATGCCATGCTAGCGCAAATTTTAGCGGCTAAGTGGGGCAAAACCGCAAGCTTAAATCATGAGCGTTTGACTAAATTATTAACCGATTTAGATAACCAATCTGCGCGTATGCCCAAAGGCAATATTAAAGCTAACTTAGCAACCATTCAAAAATTAGCTGAATTTAATACGCTACAAGAACAAGTTGATTATCTTTTAGGCCTAGCTACTGACGATAAATGGCTGCAACGCGCCCAAAAATCACTTAAGCATGGTTGCCCACTAAGTTGCGCGCTAGTAAGTGAGCAGCTAAAAGCCAGTAAAGGCAAAAGCTTACTAGCGTGTTTTAAAATGGAGCTGGGTATGTCCGTACGCGCTGGCGAAGTAGGTGAATTTCAAGAAGGCGTAAGAGCACTATTAATAGATAAAGACGGCGCGCCTAATTGGCAATACAAAACACTGAATGATGTACCACAAGCAATAATAGAGAGCTTTTTTGCTAACCGTTTTGGCGAAAATCACCCACTCAATAGCTTAGACACCCCAACACACACATAA